The sequence GTTTGGCTTTTCTAAGGTGAGTTTGTCGTTGTTTTTTAAGGATTTTTTCAAAGGATTATTGCTCACTTTAAGCGTGGGATTGTTGTTGATTTACATTCTCATTACGATCATTGAACATGTGGAGCATTGGGAGATTAGCTCGTTTTTTGTCGTGTTTGTTTTTATGATCTTGGCTAATCTTTTTTACCCTAAAATCGCCCAGCTTTTCAATCAATTCACCCCCTTGAATAATAGGGATTTGGAGAGTCAAATTGAGAGCATGATGGATAAGGTGGGTTTTAAATCTGAAGGCATTTTTGTGATGGACGCTAGCAAGAGGGATGGGCGTTTGAATGCGTATTTTGGGGGCTTGGGTAAAAACAAGCGGGTGGTGTTGTTTGACACTTTGATCTCTAAAGTTGGGACAGAAGGGCTTTTAGCCATTTTAGGGCATGAATTAGGGCATTTTAAAAATAAGGATTTACTGAAAAGTTTAGGGATTATGGGAGGCTTGCTCGCTCTTGTTTTTGCTTTGATCGCTCATTTGCCACCGTTGGTTTTTGAAGGCTTTAATGTTTCACAAACGCCAGCGAGTTTGATTGCGATTTTACTCTTGTTTTTGCCGGTATTTTCTTTTTACGCTATGCCTTTGATCGGGTTTTTTAGCCGAAAGAATGAATACAATGCGGACAAATTTGGGGCGAGTTTAAGCTCTAAAGAAGTTTTAGCCAAAGCGTTAGTGTCTATTGTGAGCGAGAATAAAGCGTTCCCCTATTCGCACCCTTTTTATGTTTTCTTGCATTTCACGCACCCGCCCCTATTAGAGCGCTTGAAAGCTTTGGATTATGAAATTGAATGACCCTTTCACAAGCCCTAAACAAAGCCAAAAAAGAATTATCGCAAAAAGGTTTTAGGGGGGGCTTAGAGTCTGAAATTTTATTAGGCTTTGTCTTGAAAAAAGAAAGGGTTTTTTTGCACACGCATGCTTATTTAGAGTTAAACCACAAAGAAGAGGCACGCTTTTTTGAATGGGTAGAAAAGCGTTTGAATGACTGCCCCATAGAGTATTTATTAGAAAGCTGTGATTTTTATGGGCACTCTTTTTTCGTGAATGAGCATGTTTTAATCCCACGGCCTGAAACGGAGATTTTAGTCAAAAAAGCCCTGGATATTATTTCTCAATACCACTTAAAAAAAATAGGCGAAATAGGCATAGGGAGCGCTTGCGTGTCTGTTAGTTTGGCTTTAGAAAACCCCAAAATTTCCATTCATGCGAGCGATATTTCACCAAAAGCTTTAGAAGTGGCGTCCAAAAATATTGAACGCTTTAATTTAAAAGATCGTGTTTTTTTAAAAAAAACGCATCTTTGGGATCGCATGCCAACGATACAAATGCTTGTCTCTAACCCGCCCTATATCGCTAGAGATTATCCTTTGGAAAAATCCGTTCTCAAAGAACCGCATGAAGCCCTTTTTGGGGGGGTTAAGGGCGATGAAATCTTAAAAGAAATCATCTTTTTAGCCGCTGAATTAAAAATCCCTTTTTTGGCTTGTGAAATGGGGTATGACCAGTTAAAAAGCTTGAAAGAATGCTTGGAATTTTGCGGTTATGATGCGGAGTTTTACAAGGATTTGAGCGGCTTTGATAGAGGGTTCATAGGCGTTTTAAAAAGTTTTTTAAGATAAAGTTAAAACTTAATTACCCTTTTAGTGTTACAATAAAAACACTTAAAATAATAAAGGATGCCGCTATGTATATTGAAAAAATCCTCCAATCTTTACAGAAAAAATACTCCTATCAAAAAGAGTTCCATCAAGCCGTCTATGAAGCTATCACTTCTTTAAAACCCCTTTTAGACAGCGATAAAAGTTATGAAAAACATGCCATTTTAGAGCGTTTGATTGAGCCTGAAAGGGAGATTTTTTTTAGGGTGTGTTGGCTAGATGATAACAACCAGATTCAGGTCAATCGGGGGTGTAGGGTTGAATTCAATTCAGCGATTGGCCCTTATAAGGGGGGTTTGAGATTCCACCCTAGCGTGAATGAAAGCGTGATCAAGTTTTTAGGCTTTGAGCAAGTGTTGAAAAATTCGCTCACCACTTTGGCTATGGGGGGTGCTAAGGGGGGGAGCGATTTTGACCCTAAAGGAAAGAGCGAGCATGAGATCATGCGTTTTTGCCAGGCGTTCATGAATGAATTATACCGCCATATTGGGGCTACGACTGATGTGCCAGCCGGGGATATTGGAGTGGGTGAAAGAGAGATTGGCTATCTGTTTGGGCAATATAAAAAATTAGTCAATCGTTTTGAGGGCGTATTGACCGGTAAAGGGCTCACTTATGGGGGGAGCTTGTGCAGAAAAGAAGCTACCGGTTATGGGTGCGTGTATTTTGCTGAAGAAATGTTGCAAGAAAGGAACAGCTCTTTAGAAGGTAAGGTTTGCTGCGTTTCTGGGAGCGGTAATGTCGCTATTTATACCATTGAAAAATTGCTTCAAATAGGAGCCAAACCGGTAACGGCGAGCGATTCTAATGGCATGATTTATGATAAAGACGGCATTGATTTAGAGCTTTTGAAAGAGATTAAAGAAGCGCGTCGTGGGAGGATCAAAGAATACGCCCTACAAAAACCAAGCGCGAAATACACCCCCACAGAAAATTACCCCAAAGGGGGGAATGCTGTATGGCATGTGCCTTGTTTTGCGGCTTTTCCTAGCGCGACCGAGAATGAATTGAGCGTTTTAGACGCTAAAACCCTCCTTTCTAACGGGTGTAAATGCGTGGCTGAAGGGGCGAACATGCCCTCAAGCAATGAA is a genomic window of Helicobacter pylori oki112 containing:
- a CDS encoding M48 family metallopeptidase, with product MLEIWIDMIICIFYLLFFTTPYIIGDILQLKFIRQKLCEKPVLLPQKDYEEAGNYAIRKMQLSIISQILDGIIFAGWVFFGLTHLEDLTHYLNLSETLGYLVFTLLFLAIQSVLSLPISYYTIMHLDKEFGFSKVSLSLFFKDFFKGLLLTLSVGLLLIYILITIIEHVEHWEISSFFVVFVFMILANLFYPKIAQLFNQFTPLNNRDLESQIESMMDKVGFKSEGIFVMDASKRDGRLNAYFGGLGKNKRVVLFDTLISKVGTEGLLAILGHELGHFKNKDLLKSLGIMGGLLALVFALIAHLPPLVFEGFNVSQTPASLIAILLLFLPVFSFYAMPLIGFFSRKNEYNADKFGASLSSKEVLAKALVSIVSENKAFPYSHPFYVFLHFTHPPLLERLKALDYEIE
- a CDS encoding peptide chain release factor N(5)-glutamine methyltransferase, with product MTLSQALNKAKKELSQKGFRGGLESEILLGFVLKKERVFLHTHAYLELNHKEEARFFEWVEKRLNDCPIEYLLESCDFYGHSFFVNEHVLIPRPETEILVKKALDIISQYHLKKIGEIGIGSACVSVSLALENPKISIHASDISPKALEVASKNIERFNLKDRVFLKKTHLWDRMPTIQMLVSNPPYIARDYPLEKSVLKEPHEALFGGVKGDEILKEIIFLAAELKIPFLACEMGYDQLKSLKECLEFCGYDAEFYKDLSGFDRGFIGVLKSFLR
- the gdhA gene encoding NADP-specific glutamate dehydrogenase, whose amino-acid sequence is MYIEKILQSLQKKYSYQKEFHQAVYEAITSLKPLLDSDKSYEKHAILERLIEPEREIFFRVCWLDDNNQIQVNRGCRVEFNSAIGPYKGGLRFHPSVNESVIKFLGFEQVLKNSLTTLAMGGAKGGSDFDPKGKSEHEIMRFCQAFMNELYRHIGATTDVPAGDIGVGEREIGYLFGQYKKLVNRFEGVLTGKGLTYGGSLCRKEATGYGCVYFAEEMLQERNSSLEGKVCCVSGSGNVAIYTIEKLLQIGAKPVTASDSNGMIYDKDGIDLELLKEIKEARRGRIKEYALQKPSAKYTPTENYPKGGNAVWHVPCFAAFPSATENELSVLDAKTLLSNGCKCVAEGANMPSSNEAIELFLQAKISYGIGKAANAGGVSVSGLEMAQNASMHPWSFELVDAKLHHIMKEIYKNVSQTAKEFKDPTNFVLGANIAGFRKVASAMIAQGV